The following proteins are encoded in a genomic region of Amycolatopsis sulphurea:
- a CDS encoding LCP family protein: MRRNPTSGPLRAAQVVLVAISLLVLGGTGYAWSTLHQLTDGLTRADVLGGDTSPLDEQNILMVGLDTRTDAQGNPLPADVLNQLHAGGSADGGDTTDTMIVVHIPAGGGQATAISIPRDSYVQVPGGFGKHKINSAYTYGQTDAKKTLAAKGESGAQLETDSAQAGAKTAIDTVQQLTGLTITHYAAVNLAGFYYVSQAVGGISVCLVKAVKDSYSGADFPAGNQTVAGAQALQFVRQRHGLPGGDLDRIKRQQVFMASMAKTILSAGTLANPGKLNDLIDAVKKAVVVDANWDILGFAQQLHGMSAGNIHFVTVPVVSISLKTPSDGDAVQVDPAQIQAFIRRQTGGAPSATSGAPSTSAIPPSDSSPSSYVVDVSNSSGVDGLAAHAENKLSAAGYGRGTVANGSSRKSSIVYYGHGQRTTAAKIAQTLGGMPVASDNSLAENHFRAYLGKDYEGGDNGVHPAAYLAPAQTPSPAPAPPPITAGGVTCVN; this comes from the coding sequence ATGCGGCGCAACCCGACCTCCGGCCCGTTGCGCGCGGCGCAAGTGGTACTCGTCGCGATCTCCCTGCTGGTACTGGGCGGCACCGGCTACGCCTGGTCGACGCTGCACCAGCTGACCGACGGACTGACCCGGGCGGACGTGCTCGGCGGGGACACCTCCCCGCTGGACGAGCAGAACATCCTGATGGTCGGGCTCGACACGCGTACCGATGCACAGGGCAACCCGCTGCCCGCGGACGTGCTCAACCAGCTGCACGCCGGTGGCTCCGCCGACGGTGGCGACACCACGGACACGATGATCGTGGTGCACATCCCGGCCGGCGGCGGGCAGGCCACCGCCATCTCCATCCCGCGCGACTCCTACGTGCAGGTGCCCGGCGGCTTCGGCAAGCACAAGATCAACTCGGCCTACACCTACGGCCAGACCGACGCGAAGAAGACCCTCGCCGCCAAGGGTGAATCCGGCGCGCAGCTGGAAACCGACTCGGCACAGGCGGGCGCGAAGACCGCGATCGACACCGTGCAGCAGCTGACCGGGCTGACGATCACGCATTACGCGGCGGTCAACCTGGCCGGGTTCTACTACGTGAGCCAGGCCGTCGGCGGTATTTCGGTGTGTCTGGTGAAGGCCGTGAAGGACTCGTACTCGGGCGCGGACTTCCCCGCGGGCAACCAGACCGTGGCCGGTGCGCAGGCGCTGCAGTTCGTCCGGCAGCGGCACGGGCTGCCGGGCGGCGATCTCGACCGGATCAAGCGGCAGCAGGTGTTCATGGCCAGCATGGCGAAGACCATCCTGTCCGCGGGCACCCTCGCCAACCCGGGCAAGCTGAACGACCTCATCGACGCGGTGAAGAAGGCCGTGGTGGTCGACGCGAACTGGGACATCCTCGGTTTCGCCCAGCAGTTGCACGGGATGAGCGCGGGCAATATCCACTTCGTCACCGTGCCGGTGGTGAGCATCTCGCTGAAGACCCCGTCCGACGGTGACGCGGTACAGGTGGATCCCGCACAGATCCAGGCCTTCATCCGCCGGCAGACCGGCGGCGCGCCGAGCGCCACGTCCGGTGCACCGTCCACTTCGGCCATACCGCCGAGCGACTCTTCGCCGTCGTCCTATGTGGTCGACGTAAGCAATTCCTCGGGCGTCGACGGTCTCGCCGCACACGCCGAGAACAAGCTGAGCGCGGCGGGATACGGCCGCGGCACGGTGGCCAACGGAAGCTCGCGCAAGTCGTCGATCGTCTACTATGGACATGGTCAGCGCACCACGGCCGCGAAGATCGCGCAGACGCTCGGCGGGATGCCGGTCGCCAGCGACAATTCACTGGCGGAGAACCACTTCCGCGCCTACCTCGGCAAGGACTACGAAGGCGGCGACAACGGGGTGCACCCGGCCGCCTACCTCGCTCCCGCGCAGACCCCCTCTCCCGCACCGGCCCCGCCGCCGATCACCGCCGGCGGCGTGACCTGCGTGAACTGA
- a CDS encoding thioester domain-containing protein, with protein MHNRSGLVRGGLAVVSAAVALLVTSPAAGAETAQAQSGAATGTVVRGGQIGYNVNIGAPGGTGTTLFNLKLADGGLLKMYCVQVEVSTKSGDEVVEHSWGDYPDPKSPFRKNNDKVNWVLQHGYPTTTEDNLAKAVEDGGVQLHGGLSAIEALTATQAAVWHFSDAKDLDAENPLVDGPADDAADVLAVYRYLTGKGNTGIGEQPKPALTLTPAKANGAAGDKIGPFTLSTTGQITDLTTKLPEGVTLVDADGKAVKTGDLKDGSKLYLQVGKDAKPGSAELAVKAAGRIQTGRLFVAKDYDRHPTQSLIVAQTQKSTVEAKASGSWTEAPVTVTTTPVVPTSEVPAGGGGGQTPLANTGVNAAWPIGIGAALVIVGGGMLLLVRRRRSNA; from the coding sequence ATGCACAACAGGTCGGGCTTGGTGCGCGGCGGGCTCGCGGTGGTGTCCGCGGCCGTGGCGCTCCTGGTGACCTCGCCCGCGGCCGGTGCGGAAACCGCGCAGGCCCAGAGCGGCGCGGCTACCGGCACTGTGGTCCGGGGCGGGCAGATCGGGTACAACGTCAACATCGGCGCCCCGGGCGGTACCGGAACGACGTTGTTCAATCTGAAGCTGGCCGACGGCGGCCTGCTGAAGATGTACTGCGTACAGGTCGAGGTCTCCACGAAGAGCGGCGACGAGGTCGTGGAGCACTCCTGGGGTGACTACCCGGACCCGAAGTCGCCGTTCCGCAAGAACAACGACAAGGTCAACTGGGTGCTGCAGCACGGTTACCCGACGACCACAGAGGACAACCTGGCCAAGGCCGTCGAGGATGGCGGCGTCCAGCTGCACGGCGGGCTGTCGGCCATCGAGGCACTCACCGCGACGCAGGCCGCGGTCTGGCACTTCAGTGATGCCAAGGATCTCGACGCCGAGAACCCTCTGGTGGACGGCCCGGCCGACGACGCGGCGGACGTGCTGGCCGTCTACCGATACCTGACCGGCAAGGGCAACACCGGGATCGGCGAGCAGCCGAAGCCGGCGCTGACCCTCACCCCGGCCAAGGCCAACGGTGCGGCGGGCGACAAGATCGGCCCGTTCACCCTTTCCACCACCGGGCAGATCACCGACCTGACCACCAAGCTGCCCGAGGGTGTCACGCTCGTCGACGCGGACGGCAAAGCGGTCAAGACCGGTGACCTCAAGGACGGCAGCAAGCTCTACCTGCAGGTCGGCAAGGACGCGAAGCCCGGTTCCGCGGAACTGGCCGTGAAGGCCGCCGGCCGCATCCAGACCGGCCGGCTGTTCGTGGCCAAGGACTACGACCGGCACCCGACCCAGTCGCTGATCGTCGCGCAGACGCAGAAGAGCACGGTCGAGGCCAAGGCGAGCGGCAGCTGGACCGAGGCCCCCGTCACGGTGACCACCACCCCGGTCGTGCCGACCAGCGAGGTCCCCGCGGGCGGCGGTGGCGGCCAGACGCCGCTGGCCAACACCGGCGTCAACGCCGCGTGGCCGATCGGCATCGGCGCCGCACTGGTGATCGTGGGTGGCGGCATGCTGCTGCTGGTGCGTCGCCGCCGGAGCAACGCCTGA
- a CDS encoding response regulator transcription factor yields the protein MSPTFEDAGRPRLQRLSDLLPDLRAGTPRAAAGPGGPPRPREDRFSVLVIGNRPNIREAVTVQLTRMGATEVRQATTMAMARAYAAEPRDLAIVDLGMRESSGTALIAELRGCGWPRVVVLAANGDAPEVHAAFQAGAQAYLLTATVPLGAARSKGTVVIGADGAPHELSAREIEVLQLAADGQSNKEIGEQLSLSALTVKSHLSRIGRRLGSGDRARMVALAMRAGVLR from the coding sequence ATGTCGCCGACCTTCGAGGACGCCGGTCGTCCGCGACTGCAGCGGCTCTCCGATCTGCTCCCGGACCTGCGCGCCGGCACACCCCGCGCCGCGGCCGGGCCGGGCGGGCCGCCCCGGCCGCGGGAGGACCGGTTTTCGGTACTGGTCATCGGAAATCGGCCGAATATTCGCGAAGCCGTCACCGTGCAGCTGACCCGGATGGGCGCGACCGAGGTCCGGCAGGCCACCACGATGGCCATGGCACGGGCGTACGCGGCCGAACCACGTGACCTGGCCATCGTCGATCTCGGGATGCGGGAGAGCAGCGGCACCGCGCTCATCGCCGAACTGCGCGGCTGTGGCTGGCCGCGCGTGGTCGTGCTCGCCGCCAACGGTGACGCACCGGAGGTGCACGCCGCGTTCCAGGCCGGCGCGCAGGCGTACCTGCTCACCGCCACGGTGCCGCTGGGAGCGGCCCGCTCGAAAGGCACCGTCGTGATCGGCGCCGACGGTGCCCCGCACGAGCTGTCCGCCCGCGAGATCGAAGTACTCCAGCTCGCGGCGGACGGCCAGTCCAACAAGGAGATCGGCGAGCAGCTCTCGCTCTCCGCGCTCACCGTCAAATCGCATCTGTCCCGTATCGGCCGGCGGCTCGGTTCCGGCGACCGCGCCCGGATGGTCGCGCTCGCCATGCGGGCCGGGGTACTGCGCTGA
- a CDS encoding 2-hydroxyacid dehydrogenase has translation MTARVLLPWPDLAVPPELTTAVWDGRGTPPDALEQVEFYVLPYDSGTRPFDLFGKLPSLRAVQSLSAGYDQLLPLLPDGVRLANGRGLHDLSVAEHALTLVLSAQRLFPRWFAQQQKRTWDRAHTRSLADTRVLLVGYGSIGRAIERYLLAGEAEVVPVASTARPGVHGVAELPELLPTVDIVLLVLPDTPQTIGLIGAAELAALPDGALVVNVGRGTAVDTAALTAEVAAGRLRAALDVTDPEPLPADHPLWTLDGAIITPHIAGGSDSFYPRAKRLTERQLRRFAAGEELENLVR, from the coding sequence ATGACTGCCCGAGTGCTGCTGCCCTGGCCGGACCTGGCCGTACCGCCCGAGCTGACCACCGCGGTCTGGGACGGCCGCGGAACCCCGCCGGACGCACTGGAGCAGGTCGAGTTCTACGTGCTCCCCTACGATTCGGGGACCCGGCCGTTCGACCTGTTCGGAAAGCTGCCGTCGCTGCGCGCGGTGCAGTCGCTGTCCGCCGGCTACGACCAGCTGCTCCCACTGCTGCCGGACGGGGTGCGGCTGGCCAACGGCCGCGGCCTGCACGACCTCAGCGTCGCCGAGCACGCGCTCACACTCGTACTGTCCGCGCAACGGCTCTTCCCGCGCTGGTTCGCCCAGCAGCAGAAGCGAACCTGGGACCGGGCGCACACGCGTTCGCTGGCCGACACCAGGGTGCTGCTTGTCGGCTACGGCTCGATCGGCCGCGCGATCGAGCGCTACCTGCTCGCCGGAGAGGCCGAGGTGGTGCCGGTCGCCAGCACCGCGCGCCCCGGCGTGCACGGCGTCGCGGAGCTGCCCGAGCTGCTGCCCACTGTGGACATCGTGCTGCTGGTCCTGCCGGACACTCCGCAGACGATCGGGCTGATCGGCGCCGCCGAGCTGGCCGCGTTGCCGGACGGGGCGCTGGTGGTGAACGTGGGCCGGGGCACGGCGGTGGACACCGCGGCGCTGACCGCCGAAGTGGCCGCCGGCCGGTTGCGTGCCGCGCTCGACGTGACCGACCCGGAGCCGCTGCCCGCCGATCATCCACTGTGGACTCTGGACGGGGCGATCATCACCCCGCACATCGCCGGAGGCTCGGATTCCTTCTATCCACGGGCGAAACGGCTTACCGAACGGCAGCTCCGCCGGTTCGCCGCGGGCGAGGAACTGGAGAACCTGGTCCGCTGA
- a CDS encoding carboxymuconolactone decarboxylase family protein yields MDVRFNLMGNELALKFGKRFANAAFALKESSLPLSTQELVALRTSQINGCGFCVDMHTKDAAAAGESQLRLNMVAAWREANVFTEAERAALAFAEEAARLADAHHGVSDETWARMREHYTDDELAVLICSVAMTNAANRMNVIARTPAGSCQPGQLAELTH; encoded by the coding sequence ATGGACGTTCGGTTCAACCTGATGGGCAACGAGCTGGCCTTGAAGTTCGGGAAACGCTTCGCCAACGCCGCGTTCGCGCTCAAGGAGTCCTCGCTTCCGCTGTCCACGCAGGAACTGGTCGCGTTGCGCACCAGCCAGATCAACGGCTGCGGGTTCTGCGTCGACATGCACACCAAGGACGCCGCTGCGGCCGGCGAGAGCCAGCTTCGGCTGAACATGGTCGCGGCGTGGCGCGAAGCGAATGTGTTCACCGAAGCCGAACGCGCCGCGCTCGCGTTCGCTGAGGAGGCCGCCCGGCTCGCCGACGCCCACCACGGTGTCTCCGACGAAACTTGGGCACGGATGCGCGAGCACTACACCGACGACGAGCTGGCCGTGCTGATCTGCTCGGTCGCGATGACCAACGCGGCCAACCGGATGAACGTGATCGCGCGGACCCCGGCCGGTTCCTGCCAACCGGGCCAGCTCGCCGAACTCACCCACTAG